A DNA window from Arachis hypogaea cultivar Tifrunner chromosome 18, arahy.Tifrunner.gnm2.J5K5, whole genome shotgun sequence contains the following coding sequences:
- the LOC112769130 gene encoding uncharacterized protein isoform X2 translates to MRKRSFYDTHSRRRYSPYRDFRDETRRSGSGRFEEPDRLRVVSPVRRTDHEDGRSDHRRRSKNVDFAPYTDGAASSKFQWDNLLEAKQLENATSSSSGFVYRFSGSGPVGPTGPSRSYGGFVLQQKENGGVHLPPRHCEHQQVGYELSVSQPYTSALTLSPPPSLFGGQLGLLRSVGIRTDGDFEHVHVQIPKPNSVEVSDNNTHCSIMNRVLQRRERSDGVPCYNNGGFMSSVFQRPSIVDSIVEKIDGALGNIDSLRKGTTWKEEVKDDEQHFVEPLCCSKHVVPEYGTEDGYRESEEGWSLRAYEKNAYTYSDYQGNCKVLPVLDHDQYVYKHGGVLDDKLMKTEVEMFDLGYGHGGKTFENQIWNAFHAASPHCHKRPQKSSYSIEPEERTPRKKEIIIQKSVKKRLRDTSGRIIHLPSSLGSCHRNVHARLGPRVLAEEEPCEAVKRIKKKELKRNLCELSRSVPGSNSSESEVKETSKHSKRSKSEPPEDSKEFKQLVQNAFFKFVKLLNENPSQRRKYIDRGGLDTLRCTLCGSKSKEFANTHSLAMHAFNSTKARHRSEHLGFHKALCVLLGWRDTPASDGLWVWQALPASEASNLKNDLIIWPPVVLIHNSSVANSNPDKRVIISIEGLEAILKGMGFGGGKTKVSRGKPANYSILVVTFNATFSGLQEAERLNKFYSDKRHGREEFQQIDDEGTQGIHSTNLHKENVLYGYLGNAEDLDKLDFESKKHSVVKSKKDIQAIVDDTLKAW, encoded by the exons ATGAGGAAGCGCAGCTTTTACGACACCCACAGCCGGCGTCGCTATTCTCCTTACCGAGACTTTCGCGACGAAACCCGACGATCCGGTTCGGGCCGGTTCGAAGAACCAGACCGGTTGAGGGTCGTTAGTCCGGTCCGAAGGACTGACCATGAAGACGGTCGATCAGACCACCGCCGCCGTTCAAAAAACGTTGACTTTGCGCCGTACACTGACGGTGCGGCGTCGTCGAAGTTTCAGTGGGATAACCTCCTGGAAGCGAAGCAGCTCGAAAACGCAACGTCGTCGTCGAGCGGTTTCGTTTACCGGTTTTCGGGTTCAGGTCCCGTGGGCCCCACTGGGCCCTCGAGAAGTTACGGCGGTTTCGTTTTGCAGCAGAAGGAAAATGGAGGGGTTCATCTTCCTCCCAGGCATTGCGAGCATCAACAAGTTGGGTATGAACTCTCCGTTTCACAGCCATATACGTCTGCATTAACTCTATCGCCACCACCGTCACTGTTTGGTGGGCAATTAGGGTTGCTTAGAAGCGTCGGGATTCGAACAGACGGGGATTTTGAGCACGTGCATGTTCAAATTCCGAAACCAAACTCTGTTGAGGTTTCCGATAATAATACGCACTGTTCCATTATGAACAGGGTCTtgcagaggagagagaggagtgATGGGGTTCCATGTTATAATAATGGAGGGTTTATGTCTTCGGTGTTTCAGAGACCCAGCATTGTGGATTCCATTGTGGAGAAAATTGATGGCGCCCTAGGTAATATAGACTCCTTAAGAAAAGGAACAACTTGGAAGGAGGAGgtgaaggatgatgaacaacactTTGTTGAGCCATTGTGTTGCAGCAAGCATGTGGTTCCCGAGTATGGCACAGAAGATGGATATAGAGAAAGCGAAGAAGGTTGGAGCTTAAGAGCGTATGAGAAAAATGCTTATACTTATTCAGATTATCAAGGTAATTGCAAGGTTTTACCTGTGCTTGATCATGACCAATATGTATATAAGCATGGAGGTGTTTTAGATGATAAACTTATGAAAACAGAGGTGGAGATGTTTGATTTGGGGTATGGACATGGTGGTAAAACATTTGAGAATCAAATTTGGAATGCTTTCCATGCTGCGTCACCTCATTGTCACAAGCGACCACAGAAATCTAGTTATTCGATAGAACCTGAGGAGAGGACCCCAAGGAAGAAAGAAATTATCATTCAAAAAAGCGTGAAGAAGAGGTTGAGGGATACTAGTGGTAGGATAATTCACCTCCCAAGTTCCCTGGGTTCTTGTCACAGGAACGTCCATGCCCGCTTAGGCCCTCGAGTTCTTGCTGAAGAAGAACCTTGTGAAGCTGTCAAACGTATTAAAAAGAAGGAACTAAAGAGAAATTTATGTGAACTTTCCAGAAGTGTCCCCGGCTCTAATTCTTCAGAATCAGAGGTTAAGGAAACATCCAAACATTCCAAGAGGTCAAAGAGTGAGCCACCTGAAGATTCTAAGGAGTTCAAGCAACTTGTGCAGAATGCGTTTTTTAAATTTGTCAAACTTCTGAATGAGAATCCATCACAGCGAAGAAAATACATAGACCGTGGGGGACTTGATACTTTAAGGTGCACCTTATGCGGCAG CAAGTCGAAGGAGTTTGCCAACACACACAGCCTTGCAATGCATGCTTTCAACTCAACCAAGGCTCGGCATAGATCTGAACATTTGGGTTTTCACAAGGCACTTTGTGTACTTTTAGGATGGCGCGATACACCAGCATCGGATGGATTGTGGGTCTGGCAGGCTCTGCCTGCTTCTGAAGCATCAaatttgaaaaatgatttaatCATATGGCCCCCAGTTGTTTTGATTCACAACAGTTCTGTTGCAAATAGTAATCCTGATAAAAGGGTGATCATAAGTATTGAAGGGTTGGAGGCTATTCTTAAGG GTATGGGATTTGGTGGGGGAAAGACAAAAGTGTCCCGAGGGAAACCTGCAAATTACAGCATCTTGGTAGTGACCTTCAATGCCACATTTTCTGGATTGCAAGAAGCAGAAAGGCTTAACAAGTTTTATTCAGACAAGCGTCATGGTAGGGAGGAGTTCCAACAAATTGATGATGAGGGAACACAAGGTATACACAGCACAAACTTACATAAGGAGAATGTTTTGTATGGTTATCTAGGCAATGCTGAAGATCTCGATAAGCTTGACTTTGAAAGTAAAAAACACTCTGTCGTGAAGAGCAAGAAGGACATCCAAGCCATTGTTGATGATACTCTCAAAGCTTGGTGA
- the LOC140181216 gene encoding uncharacterized protein → MKVDEVKMFYDCRYISPCEAAWRIFFYDIHYRNPSVETLSFHLPEQQPVVFTDNESLVEALAKATVKESMFLAWFAANEKYTEARQLTYTEFPAKFVWKPSPRAWEPRKSHQVIGRMIFIPPSSGELYYLRMLLNIVKGPTSYADIRTYNGVIYSSFRDACYARGLLNDDKEYIDAIKEASHWGSSHYLRKLFATLLWSNSMVRPETVWKETAILLCDGILHNHRPMFGRSDLVFSDEQLKDLTLIEIEQILNINAKSLRDYPTMPFPSGDTDHLRT, encoded by the exons ATGAAAGTTGATGAAGTGAAAATGTTTTATGATTGTCGATACATATCTCCTTGTGAAGCTGCCTGGAGaatatttttctatgacattcacTATAGAAATCCATCTGTTGAGACGCTGAGTTTTCATTTACCAGAACAACAACCTGTTGTATTTACAGATAATGAATCATTAGTTGAAGCTCTTGCGAAGGCCACTGTAAAAGAGTCCATGTTTCTAGCTTGGTTTGCAGCTAACGAAAAATATACAGAAGCTAGACAACTAACATACACTGAGTTTCCAGCAAAGTTTGTTTGGAAACCTTCACCTCGAGCTTGGGAACCTAGGAAAAGTCATCAAGTCATTGGAAGGATGATTTTCATTCCACCATCATCTGGTGAGCTATATTACTTAAGGATGTTGTTAAATATTGTAAAGGGACCAACAAGCTATGCAGATATTCGAACCTACAATGGTGTTATCTATTCATCATTTCGAGATGCATGCTATGCACGTGGGCTACTTAATGACGACAAAGAATATATTGATGCCATTAAGGAAGCAAGTCATTGGGGCTCAAGTCATTATTTGCGAAAATTGTTTGCGACTCTATTGTGGTCTAACTCAATGGTGCGACCTGAAACTGTATGGAAAGAAACTGCCATATTATTATGTGATGGAATTTTGCATAATCACAGACCCATGTTTGGCCGATCTG ATTTGGTTTTCAGCGATGAACAATTAAAGGACCTAACTTTGATTGAGATTGAACAAATATTGAACATTAACGCCAAAAGCTTGCGGGATTATCCGACAATGCCATTTCCATCAGGGGATACTGACCATCTTAGAACATGA
- the LOC112769130 gene encoding uncharacterized protein isoform X1, protein MRKRSFYDTHSRRRYSPYRDFRDETRRSGSGRFEEPDRLRVVSPVRRTDHEDGRSDHRRRSKNVDFAPYTDGAASSKFQWDNLLEAKQLENATSSSSGFVYRFSGSGPVGPTGPSRSYGGFVLQQKENGGVHLPPRHCEHQQVGYELSVSQPYTSALTLSPPPSLFGGQLGLLRSVGIRTDGDFEHVHVQIPKPNSVEVSDNNTHCSIMNRVLQRRERSDGVPCYNNGGFMSSVFQRPSIVDSIVEKIDGALGNIDSLRKGTTWKEEVKDDEQHFVEPLCCSKHVVPEYGTEDGYRESEEGWSLRAYEKNAYTYSDYQGNCKVLPVLDHDQYVYKHGGVLDDKLMKTEVEMFDLGYGHGGKTFENQIWNAFHAASPHCHKRPQKSSYSIEPEERTPRKKEIIIQKSVKKRLRDTSGRIIHLPSSLGSCHRNVHARLGPRVLAEEEPCEAVKRIKKKELKRNLCELSRSVPGSNSSESEVKETSKHSKRSKSEPPEDSKEFKQLVQNAFFKFVKLLNENPSQRRKYIDRGGLDTLRCTLCGSKSKEFANTHSLAMHAFNSTKARHRSEHLGFHKALCVLLGWRDTPASDGLWVWQALPASEASNLKNDLIIWPPVVLIHNSSVANSNPDKRVIISIEGLEAILKGELCSLLSSCLVYCPYARPFPILPCILTCVAFYDLLSFTICCVVSSVSIFSDFEGMGFGGGKTKVSRGKPANYSILVVTFNATFSGLQEAERLNKFYSDKRHGREEFQQIDDEGTQGIHSTNLHKENVLYGYLGNAEDLDKLDFESKKHSVVKSKKDIQAIVDDTLKAW, encoded by the exons ATGAGGAAGCGCAGCTTTTACGACACCCACAGCCGGCGTCGCTATTCTCCTTACCGAGACTTTCGCGACGAAACCCGACGATCCGGTTCGGGCCGGTTCGAAGAACCAGACCGGTTGAGGGTCGTTAGTCCGGTCCGAAGGACTGACCATGAAGACGGTCGATCAGACCACCGCCGCCGTTCAAAAAACGTTGACTTTGCGCCGTACACTGACGGTGCGGCGTCGTCGAAGTTTCAGTGGGATAACCTCCTGGAAGCGAAGCAGCTCGAAAACGCAACGTCGTCGTCGAGCGGTTTCGTTTACCGGTTTTCGGGTTCAGGTCCCGTGGGCCCCACTGGGCCCTCGAGAAGTTACGGCGGTTTCGTTTTGCAGCAGAAGGAAAATGGAGGGGTTCATCTTCCTCCCAGGCATTGCGAGCATCAACAAGTTGGGTATGAACTCTCCGTTTCACAGCCATATACGTCTGCATTAACTCTATCGCCACCACCGTCACTGTTTGGTGGGCAATTAGGGTTGCTTAGAAGCGTCGGGATTCGAACAGACGGGGATTTTGAGCACGTGCATGTTCAAATTCCGAAACCAAACTCTGTTGAGGTTTCCGATAATAATACGCACTGTTCCATTATGAACAGGGTCTtgcagaggagagagaggagtgATGGGGTTCCATGTTATAATAATGGAGGGTTTATGTCTTCGGTGTTTCAGAGACCCAGCATTGTGGATTCCATTGTGGAGAAAATTGATGGCGCCCTAGGTAATATAGACTCCTTAAGAAAAGGAACAACTTGGAAGGAGGAGgtgaaggatgatgaacaacactTTGTTGAGCCATTGTGTTGCAGCAAGCATGTGGTTCCCGAGTATGGCACAGAAGATGGATATAGAGAAAGCGAAGAAGGTTGGAGCTTAAGAGCGTATGAGAAAAATGCTTATACTTATTCAGATTATCAAGGTAATTGCAAGGTTTTACCTGTGCTTGATCATGACCAATATGTATATAAGCATGGAGGTGTTTTAGATGATAAACTTATGAAAACAGAGGTGGAGATGTTTGATTTGGGGTATGGACATGGTGGTAAAACATTTGAGAATCAAATTTGGAATGCTTTCCATGCTGCGTCACCTCATTGTCACAAGCGACCACAGAAATCTAGTTATTCGATAGAACCTGAGGAGAGGACCCCAAGGAAGAAAGAAATTATCATTCAAAAAAGCGTGAAGAAGAGGTTGAGGGATACTAGTGGTAGGATAATTCACCTCCCAAGTTCCCTGGGTTCTTGTCACAGGAACGTCCATGCCCGCTTAGGCCCTCGAGTTCTTGCTGAAGAAGAACCTTGTGAAGCTGTCAAACGTATTAAAAAGAAGGAACTAAAGAGAAATTTATGTGAACTTTCCAGAAGTGTCCCCGGCTCTAATTCTTCAGAATCAGAGGTTAAGGAAACATCCAAACATTCCAAGAGGTCAAAGAGTGAGCCACCTGAAGATTCTAAGGAGTTCAAGCAACTTGTGCAGAATGCGTTTTTTAAATTTGTCAAACTTCTGAATGAGAATCCATCACAGCGAAGAAAATACATAGACCGTGGGGGACTTGATACTTTAAGGTGCACCTTATGCGGCAG CAAGTCGAAGGAGTTTGCCAACACACACAGCCTTGCAATGCATGCTTTCAACTCAACCAAGGCTCGGCATAGATCTGAACATTTGGGTTTTCACAAGGCACTTTGTGTACTTTTAGGATGGCGCGATACACCAGCATCGGATGGATTGTGGGTCTGGCAGGCTCTGCCTGCTTCTGAAGCATCAaatttgaaaaatgatttaatCATATGGCCCCCAGTTGTTTTGATTCACAACAGTTCTGTTGCAAATAGTAATCCTGATAAAAGGGTGATCATAAGTATTGAAGGGTTGGAGGCTATTCTTAAGGGTGAGTTATGTAGTCTTTTATCCTCTTGTCTTGTGTATTGCCCTTATGCCAGACCATTTCCAATCTTACCATGTATTTTGACTTGTGTAGCATTTTATGATTTGTTGAGTTTTACTATTTGTTGTGTTGTTTCTTCTGTGTCAATTTTTTCTGATTTTGAAGGTATGGGATTTGGTGGGGGAAAGACAAAAGTGTCCCGAGGGAAACCTGCAAATTACAGCATCTTGGTAGTGACCTTCAATGCCACATTTTCTGGATTGCAAGAAGCAGAAAGGCTTAACAAGTTTTATTCAGACAAGCGTCATGGTAGGGAGGAGTTCCAACAAATTGATGATGAGGGAACACAAGGTATACACAGCACAAACTTACATAAGGAGAATGTTTTGTATGGTTATCTAGGCAATGCTGAAGATCTCGATAAGCTTGACTTTGAAAGTAAAAAACACTCTGTCGTGAAGAGCAAGAAGGACATCCAAGCCATTGTTGATGATACTCTCAAAGCTTGGTGA